A genomic segment from Actinoplanes sichuanensis encodes:
- a CDS encoding right-handed parallel beta-helix repeat-containing protein produces MELLNRRGVLRAGVVAAGVAGGVAVTAGPAAAAAADKGWISVLDHYRDAQGGERDDAGAIQAAISAATAMRPVRSVLLPPGDYTVDREILVRGLDDAAISGHGATITLTGAAATTSGASAVLKITDSHRFEISGLTIVDTEGTQPYNGVSIARSSRGTLDGVTVYGVKWTGLGVFDTTPGASTDIAIVNCTVVGTKFGISTNGHDVRIIGNHVAMYWPSTAEAAAKGGVWSAPSDYYDGINVLSGSDRTTVTGNTITECGQAGVYTQDCTNLVVSANTVTGCQLRGIEIDGGTGVAVGVTISGNTVADCKGQINLVRGRDVSVVGNRLTNTSSARAASLIAVNIGSSHVTVVGNHATQAHPTFPAVYVIADATDVTVAANEVVAGTPYQVPASVALLYRSAAGQFTVGGRLVATKGLGVGNAVAATTPGKVVSKVEVFSATGASLGFVPVYQSIS; encoded by the coding sequence ATGGAATTGCTGAACAGGCGTGGCGTGCTGCGTGCCGGGGTGGTCGCCGCCGGGGTGGCGGGCGGTGTCGCGGTCACCGCGGGCCCGGCCGCCGCGGCCGCGGCCGACAAGGGCTGGATCTCGGTGCTCGACCACTACCGGGACGCGCAGGGCGGGGAACGTGACGACGCGGGCGCGATCCAGGCGGCGATCTCCGCGGCCACCGCGATGCGGCCGGTGCGCAGTGTGCTGCTGCCGCCCGGTGACTACACGGTCGACCGGGAGATCCTGGTCCGCGGGCTCGACGACGCGGCGATCAGCGGGCACGGCGCGACGATCACCCTGACCGGGGCGGCCGCCACCACGAGCGGCGCCAGTGCGGTCCTCAAGATCACCGACAGTCACCGGTTCGAGATCTCCGGGCTGACCATCGTCGACACCGAGGGCACCCAGCCGTACAACGGTGTCAGCATCGCCCGGAGCAGTCGCGGCACCCTCGACGGCGTGACCGTGTACGGGGTGAAGTGGACCGGCCTCGGCGTCTTCGACACCACCCCGGGCGCGTCCACCGACATCGCCATCGTCAACTGCACCGTGGTGGGGACGAAGTTCGGCATCTCCACCAACGGCCACGACGTCCGGATCATCGGCAACCATGTGGCGATGTACTGGCCGTCGACCGCGGAGGCGGCCGCCAAGGGTGGCGTGTGGAGTGCGCCGTCGGACTACTACGACGGCATCAACGTGCTGTCCGGCTCGGACCGCACCACGGTCACCGGCAACACCATCACCGAGTGCGGCCAGGCCGGGGTGTACACACAGGACTGCACGAACCTCGTCGTCTCGGCCAACACGGTCACCGGCTGCCAGCTGCGCGGCATCGAGATCGACGGCGGTACCGGCGTCGCCGTCGGCGTGACGATCAGCGGCAACACGGTGGCCGACTGCAAAGGCCAGATCAACCTGGTCCGGGGCCGTGACGTCAGCGTCGTCGGCAACCGGCTCACCAACACGTCGTCGGCCCGGGCCGCCAGCCTGATCGCGGTCAACATCGGCAGCTCGCACGTCACCGTCGTGGGCAACCACGCGACCCAGGCCCACCCGACGTTCCCGGCGGTGTACGTGATCGCCGACGCCACCGACGTGACGGTGGCCGCCAACGAGGTGGTGGCCGGGACGCCGTACCAGGTCCCGGCCTCGGTGGCGCTGCTCTACCGCAGCGCGGCCGGCCAGTTCACGGTCGGCGGCCGGCTCGTCGCGACCAAGGGCCTGGGTGTCGGCAACGCCGTCGCGGCGACCACCCCGGGCAAGGTGGTCAGCAAGGTCGAGGTGTTCTCCGCCACCGGCGCCAGCCTCGGCTTCGTGCCCGTCTACCAGTCGATCTCCTGA
- a CDS encoding putative bifunctional diguanylate cyclase/phosphodiesterase — MNHWSTHQLTEFFAAVCESQDERAAITLAVERAAEVLEAEVGAVLRGDRVEVARGVDRDLLDGALPTGPEAMLSLPGLDDLNIWSARFGAEPRGSLMVARAGDPLDPEERQLLQAMAQTLGLALSNIALLTAERRLREERERESAERLALVQSLREARHDSLTGLPTRVLFLEILAEKLCQATPTTVLFIDLDRFKAVNDSLGHRAGDDLLGHVAARIRDCLRPDDTGARLGGDEFAVLLDDTGPETAVPVAWRIIEALRRPFRITGRDVFIGASIGVATGTSGCDADDLLGNADVAMYRAKKDGPGKVVVFEPAMHAEALARLTLTADLKQALASDQFRLMYQPLIRLGSGRATGVEALIRWNRPGFGQVPPAGFLPLAEENGMIADIGRWVLRAAGEQAARWRRTIPELTLNVNVSGRQLTDPRFASDVEQTLADCGLPAAAVTLELTESVLMADPRTAVACLSDLRDLGVGLAIDDFGTGYSSLSYLQRLPVDELKIDRAFISRAEPTAADLAVIRTVVELARTLKLRTVVEGVETEEQHVAMRELGCDYGQGYHLCRPIEPQNVPAAFVGPLTT; from the coding sequence GTGAACCACTGGTCCACGCATCAGCTCACCGAGTTCTTCGCCGCGGTCTGTGAATCCCAGGATGAACGCGCCGCCATCACACTCGCCGTGGAACGCGCCGCCGAGGTGCTGGAGGCCGAGGTCGGCGCGGTACTCCGCGGCGACCGGGTCGAGGTGGCCCGCGGCGTCGACCGCGACCTGCTCGACGGCGCCCTGCCGACCGGGCCGGAGGCCATGCTGTCGCTGCCCGGACTCGACGACCTCAACATCTGGTCGGCCCGGTTCGGCGCCGAACCACGCGGATCCCTGATGGTGGCCCGCGCCGGCGACCCGCTCGATCCGGAGGAACGGCAGCTTCTGCAGGCCATGGCGCAGACCCTCGGCCTGGCCCTGTCGAACATCGCCCTGCTCACCGCGGAACGCCGGCTGCGCGAGGAACGCGAACGGGAGTCCGCCGAACGCCTGGCCCTCGTGCAGTCGCTGCGCGAGGCCCGGCACGACTCGTTGACCGGCCTGCCGACCCGGGTGCTGTTCCTGGAGATCCTCGCCGAGAAGCTGTGCCAGGCCACGCCGACCACGGTGCTCTTCATCGACCTGGACCGGTTCAAGGCGGTCAACGACAGTCTCGGCCACCGTGCCGGCGACGACCTGCTCGGTCACGTCGCCGCCCGGATCCGCGACTGCCTGCGGCCGGATGACACCGGCGCCCGGCTCGGCGGCGACGAGTTCGCGGTACTGCTCGACGACACCGGCCCGGAGACCGCGGTCCCGGTCGCCTGGCGGATCATCGAGGCGCTGCGCCGCCCGTTCCGGATCACCGGACGCGACGTCTTCATCGGCGCCAGCATCGGCGTGGCCACCGGCACCTCCGGATGCGACGCCGACGACCTGCTCGGCAACGCCGACGTGGCGATGTACCGGGCCAAGAAGGACGGCCCCGGCAAGGTCGTCGTCTTCGAACCGGCCATGCACGCCGAGGCCCTGGCCCGTCTCACCCTCACCGCCGACCTCAAGCAGGCGCTCGCCTCCGACCAGTTCCGGCTCATGTACCAGCCGCTCATCCGGCTCGGCAGCGGCCGGGCGACAGGTGTCGAGGCGCTGATCCGCTGGAACCGGCCCGGCTTCGGGCAGGTACCGCCAGCCGGGTTCCTGCCGTTGGCCGAGGAGAACGGGATGATCGCCGACATCGGTCGCTGGGTGCTCCGGGCGGCCGGCGAGCAGGCCGCACGCTGGCGGCGCACCATCCCGGAACTCACCCTCAACGTCAACGTCTCCGGACGGCAGCTCACCGATCCGCGGTTCGCCTCCGACGTCGAGCAGACCCTCGCCGACTGCGGGCTGCCGGCCGCCGCGGTCACCCTCGAACTCACCGAGTCGGTGCTGATGGCCGATCCGCGTACCGCGGTGGCCTGCCTCAGCGACCTTCGCGACCTCGGGGTCGGCCTGGCCATCGACGACTTCGGTACGGGCTACTCGTCGCTGTCCTACCTCCAGCGGCTCCCGGTCGACGAACTCAAGATCGACCGGGCGTTCATCAGCCGGGCCGAACCCACCGCCGCCGACCTGGCGGTCATCCGCACCGTCGTCGAACTGGCCCGCACGCTCAAACTGCGTACCGTCGTCGAGGGCGTCGAAACCGAGGAGCAGCACGTGGCCATGCGTGAGCTGGGCTGTGACTACGGCCAGGGTTATCACCTGTGCCGGCCGATCGAGCCGCAGAACGTCCCGGCCGCCTTCGTGGGGCCGCTGACGACCTGA
- a CDS encoding FIST signal transduction protein: MDRVDLDGRWFGSGHSTLTDPAAAGTEAAIAALDGRTPVVVFVFCSVGYHVPELFDGIRERCGPDTVIVGCTTSGQLGGGSVSRDGVSVTAWGGSGFAVRTHVSRNVSDRLRDAGVEAASCLGAVDQPHRALLMLCDGLTGNQHEIVRGAFSVAGAVVPLVGGCAGDHLTYVRTYQFHGGRDGVEILSDAAVGVAIGSDAPLGVGIAHGWRKQGDAMIVTSSREGRVYELDGEPALDVFLRRLGIDESILDDDEAFRHAAFLHPLGLSRRSGEDIRVIHDGDRADRSLFCLADVPQGGLVWLMESDIGALTDAAGQSGERAVDALAGNEALGAIVFDCAARRVTIGEDGIGAENDGIAKAMPNVPYGGFYSTGEIARVRGALGMHHFTVVTLALS; encoded by the coding sequence ATGGATCGCGTTGACCTGGACGGCCGCTGGTTCGGCTCGGGACACAGCACCCTGACCGACCCGGCCGCGGCCGGCACCGAGGCGGCCATCGCCGCGCTCGATGGCCGTACCCCCGTGGTGGTGTTCGTCTTCTGTTCGGTCGGCTATCACGTGCCGGAACTCTTCGACGGCATCCGGGAGCGGTGCGGGCCGGACACCGTGATCGTCGGGTGCACCACGTCGGGGCAGCTCGGCGGCGGTTCGGTGAGCCGGGACGGGGTGTCGGTCACCGCCTGGGGCGGGAGCGGGTTCGCCGTACGCACGCATGTCTCCCGGAACGTCAGCGACCGCCTGCGGGACGCCGGGGTGGAGGCGGCGTCCTGCCTGGGTGCCGTCGACCAGCCGCACCGGGCGCTGCTGATGCTCTGCGACGGGCTGACCGGCAACCAGCACGAGATCGTCCGCGGCGCGTTCTCGGTGGCCGGCGCGGTCGTGCCGCTCGTCGGCGGGTGCGCCGGCGACCATCTCACCTACGTTCGCACCTACCAGTTCCACGGCGGCCGCGACGGTGTCGAGATCCTCTCCGACGCGGCCGTCGGTGTCGCGATCGGCTCGGACGCACCGCTCGGGGTCGGCATCGCCCACGGCTGGCGCAAGCAGGGCGACGCGATGATCGTGACCAGCAGCCGCGAAGGACGCGTCTACGAACTGGACGGCGAACCGGCCCTGGACGTCTTCCTGCGCCGGCTCGGCATCGACGAGTCGATCCTCGACGACGACGAGGCGTTCCGGCACGCGGCGTTCCTGCACCCGCTCGGTCTCTCCCGCCGCAGCGGCGAGGACATCCGGGTCATCCACGACGGCGACCGGGCCGACCGTTCGCTGTTCTGCCTGGCCGACGTGCCGCAGGGCGGTCTGGTGTGGCTGATGGAGAGCGACATCGGAGCACTCACCGACGCGGCCGGGCAGTCCGGTGAGCGGGCCGTCGACGCGCTCGCCGGCAACGAGGCGCTCGGGGCGATCGTCTTCGACTGCGCGGCCCGGCGGGTGACCATCGGCGAGGACGGGATCGGCGCGGAGAACGACGGTATCGCCAAGGCGATGCCGAACGTGCCGTACGGCGGTTTCTACAGCACAGGTGAGATCGCCCGGGTACGCGGCGCGCTGGGTATGCACCACTTCACCGTGGTCACGCTCGCGCTGTCCTGA
- a CDS encoding PDR/VanB family oxidoreductase produces MTIDLVVLEADRAADDVVALRLARPDGAGLPAWTPGAHIDLHLGEDLVRQYSLCGDPAETTAYRIAVLATPDSRGGSKAVHNLRPGDRVRVSEPRNHFPFEPADHYVFVAGGIGITPLLPMIKAAEAAGATWELAYGGRRRSSMAFLETLQSYGPRLHVVVQEEVGPLDLNEVLAGYRPGARIYACGPEPLLAALEERCTGLPLHLERFTAATVDTSDDTEFEVVLDRSGRTLTVPPGRSIFEVVRAAGVNVLGSCLEGTCGTCETEVLDGAVDHRDTVLTADERETDECMMICVSRARSTRLTLDL; encoded by the coding sequence GTGACGATCGACCTGGTCGTACTGGAAGCCGACCGCGCCGCCGACGACGTGGTGGCCCTGCGCCTGGCCCGCCCGGACGGCGCCGGGCTGCCCGCCTGGACCCCCGGCGCCCACATCGACCTGCACCTGGGCGAGGACCTGGTACGTCAGTACTCGCTCTGCGGCGACCCGGCCGAGACCACCGCGTACCGCATCGCCGTCCTCGCCACCCCGGACAGCCGAGGCGGCTCCAAGGCCGTGCACAACCTTCGCCCCGGCGACCGGGTCCGGGTGAGCGAGCCCCGCAACCACTTCCCGTTCGAACCCGCCGACCACTACGTCTTCGTCGCCGGCGGCATCGGCATCACTCCACTGCTGCCGATGATCAAGGCGGCCGAGGCCGCCGGCGCGACGTGGGAGCTGGCTTACGGCGGCCGCCGCCGTTCCTCGATGGCGTTCCTGGAAACCCTTCAGTCGTACGGGCCACGCCTGCACGTGGTCGTGCAGGAGGAGGTGGGCCCGCTCGACCTGAACGAAGTGCTCGCCGGTTATCGGCCCGGCGCCCGGATCTACGCCTGCGGCCCGGAGCCCCTGCTGGCCGCCCTGGAGGAGCGCTGCACCGGTCTGCCGCTACATCTGGAACGGTTCACCGCGGCCACCGTGGACACCAGCGACGACACCGAGTTCGAGGTGGTCCTGGACCGCTCCGGCCGGACCCTGACCGTCCCGCCCGGCCGTTCGATCTTCGAGGTGGTCCGTGCGGCCGGAGTGAACGTCCTGGGTTCCTGCCTGGAGGGCACCTGCGGCACCTGCGAGACCGAGGTTTTGGACGGCGCAGTCGACCACCGGGACACGGTCCTGACCGCCGACGAGCGCGAAACCGACGAGTGCATGATGATCTGCGTCTCCCGAGCCCGCTCCACCCGCCTGACCCTCGACCTCTGA
- a CDS encoding LysR family transcriptional regulator — MELRHLRYFVATAETGTVSGAAARLHLTQPGLSRQLRQLEKDLGVALFDRSAGRLELSTTGRALLPQARDLLQRADDLKVAASFHAVGRLARLTIGAPTVTLTDVVAPFIATLAPDDPTTDVLGADGLSPADTLRQGADLAVGTIPASAPFHEMPLAVLPVWAYVPADHPWAGRGRVRVADLLEEPLILLPPAFTARQAWESAVQGVPREGIEAANGTVAQALAAAGRGIAVASDDPRFGLVPLAVEADGRRLSIRLRAAWDSRHAAAVTIEGFAARLGRFTRDRYDAPAS; from the coding sequence ATGGAGCTGCGGCATCTCCGCTATTTCGTGGCGACCGCCGAGACCGGCACGGTCAGTGGCGCCGCCGCCCGGCTCCACCTCACCCAGCCGGGGCTGTCACGTCAGCTGCGTCAGCTGGAGAAGGACCTCGGCGTGGCACTCTTCGACCGCTCGGCCGGCCGGCTGGAGCTGTCGACCACCGGGCGCGCGCTTCTTCCGCAGGCCCGCGACCTGCTGCAACGTGCAGATGATCTGAAGGTTGCGGCGTCCTTCCACGCGGTCGGTCGGTTGGCGCGACTGACCATCGGTGCGCCCACGGTGACGTTGACCGACGTGGTCGCGCCGTTCATCGCCACGCTGGCGCCGGACGATCCGACCACCGATGTGCTGGGCGCCGACGGCCTGTCGCCGGCGGACACCTTGCGGCAGGGTGCCGACCTGGCGGTCGGGACGATTCCGGCGTCCGCACCGTTTCACGAGATGCCGCTCGCGGTCCTTCCGGTCTGGGCTTACGTCCCCGCTGATCATCCGTGGGCCGGCCGGGGACGGGTGCGGGTCGCGGACCTGCTCGAGGAGCCGCTGATCCTGCTTCCCCCGGCGTTCACGGCTCGTCAGGCCTGGGAGTCGGCGGTCCAGGGGGTGCCGCGGGAGGGGATCGAAGCCGCCAACGGGACCGTCGCCCAGGCTCTCGCCGCCGCCGGCCGGGGGATCGCCGTCGCCTCCGACGACCCGCGGTTCGGCCTGGTCCCGCTGGCCGTCGAGGCGGACGGCCGTCGACTGTCGATCAGGCTGCGCGCGGCTTGGGACTCCCGCCACGCCGCAGCCGTCACGATCGAGGGCTTCGCCGCCCGCCTGGGCCGCTTCACCCGCGACCGCTACGACGCCCCCGCCTCTTGA
- the gabT gene encoding 4-aminobutyrate--2-oxoglutarate transaminase, producing the protein MAPGPRLGRVSIEQQRRLVTELPGPRSQELMARKTSAVAGGVGTTMPVFAARADGGIVVDVDGNQLIDLGSGIAVTSVGAANPRVVAAVTEQVAAFTHTCFMVTPYDGYVAVAEALNRLTPGDHDKRSALFNSGAEAVENAVKIARAWTGRDAVVVFDHAYHGRTNLTLAMTAKNKPYKHTFGPFAPEVYRVGGSYPYRDGVVDGAAAAARAIDQIEKQIGVENLAALVIEPVQGEGGFIEPAPGFLPALAAWCRAGGVVFVADEVQTGFARTGDLFACEREGVVPDLIVTAKGIAGGLPLSAVTGRAEIMSGPHEGGLGGTYGGNPIACAAALAAIETIESDGLVERAREIETLVKARLTAIQDKDDRIGEVRGRGAMLAVELVRSGGTEPDPRLARDVARAAHGQGVIVLTCGTYGNVLRFLPPLTIGDALLNDAFDVIAAAFEEIR; encoded by the coding sequence ATGGCACCCGGCCCGAGACTGGGACGCGTGAGTATCGAGCAACAGCGCCGGCTGGTCACCGAACTTCCCGGCCCACGGTCCCAGGAACTGATGGCCCGCAAGACGTCGGCGGTCGCCGGTGGCGTCGGCACGACGATGCCGGTCTTCGCGGCCCGCGCCGACGGTGGCATCGTCGTCGACGTCGACGGCAACCAGCTGATCGACCTGGGCTCCGGCATCGCCGTGACCAGTGTCGGCGCGGCGAACCCGCGGGTGGTGGCGGCGGTGACCGAGCAGGTCGCGGCGTTCACCCACACCTGCTTCATGGTCACGCCGTACGACGGGTACGTGGCCGTGGCCGAGGCGCTGAACCGGCTCACCCCGGGTGACCACGACAAGCGCAGCGCACTGTTCAACTCCGGCGCCGAAGCCGTCGAGAACGCCGTGAAGATCGCGCGGGCGTGGACCGGGCGGGACGCGGTGGTGGTGTTCGACCACGCCTACCACGGCCGGACCAACCTGACCCTGGCCATGACCGCGAAGAACAAGCCGTACAAACACACGTTCGGGCCGTTCGCGCCGGAGGTCTACCGGGTCGGTGGGTCGTACCCGTACCGGGACGGTGTCGTCGACGGTGCGGCCGCCGCGGCCCGCGCCATCGACCAGATCGAGAAGCAGATCGGCGTGGAGAACCTGGCCGCCCTGGTCATCGAGCCGGTTCAGGGTGAGGGCGGGTTCATCGAGCCGGCCCCCGGGTTCCTGCCGGCGCTGGCCGCGTGGTGCCGCGCCGGTGGGGTGGTGTTCGTCGCCGACGAGGTGCAGACCGGGTTCGCCCGGACCGGCGACCTGTTCGCCTGCGAGCGTGAGGGCGTCGTGCCGGACCTGATCGTCACGGCCAAGGGCATCGCGGGCGGGCTGCCGCTGTCCGCGGTCACCGGGCGGGCCGAGATCATGTCCGGCCCGCACGAGGGTGGCCTCGGCGGCACCTACGGCGGCAACCCGATCGCCTGCGCGGCGGCGCTCGCGGCGATCGAGACCATCGAGTCGGACGGCCTGGTGGAACGGGCGCGGGAGATCGAGACGCTGGTCAAGGCCCGCCTGACGGCGATCCAGGACAAAGACGATCGGATCGGGGAGGTACGGGGCAGAGGCGCCATGCTGGCCGTGGAGCTCGTCCGCTCCGGCGGCACGGAACCCGACCCGCGACTGGCCCGGGACGTCGCGCGGGCCGCCCACGGTCAGGGCGTGATCGTGCTGACCTGTGGCACCTACGGCAACGTGCTGCGTTTCCTGCCGCCGCTGACGATCGGCGACGCCCTGCTCAACGACGCGTTCGACGTGATCGCGGCCGCTTTCGAGGAGATCCGATGA
- a CDS encoding NAD-dependent succinate-semialdehyde dehydrogenase produces the protein MTFPVVDPATLDVVGTVADGDISDARHAVDAAHQAFRSWSRTPPRRRSEILHRAFELMIRDRDSLATLISRENGKSLTDAAGEVTYAAEFFRWFAEEAVRPGGDFGESPAGGTRTLVTHRPVGVAALVTPWNFPAAMITRKIGPALAAGCTAVVKPAAETPLTALAIAALLTEAGLPDGVITVVTTTDSAGVVGAWLNDERVRKISFTGSTAVGRVLLRHAADRVVNSSMELGGNAPFIVADDADLDAAVAGAMIAKFRNGGQACTAANRFYVHASAKTAFVARFGAAVEKLTVGPAADGSAIGPLISAAALRRVTRTVDEAVAAGARISHQATLPDAPGHFYPPTVLVDVPADAAILQEEIFGPVAAITTWTDEDELLEWVNDSEYGLAAYVFSGDLARALRLGEAIDAGMVGINRGLVSDPSAPFGGVKQSGLGREGARDGLREFQETQYLSVDWPA, from the coding sequence ATGACGTTCCCCGTGGTGGACCCGGCGACACTCGACGTCGTCGGCACCGTGGCCGATGGTGACATCTCCGACGCGCGGCACGCTGTCGACGCGGCCCACCAGGCCTTCCGCTCCTGGTCCCGGACCCCGCCCCGCCGCCGCTCGGAGATCCTGCACAGGGCGTTCGAGCTGATGATCCGGGACCGGGACTCGCTGGCCACCCTGATCAGCCGGGAGAACGGCAAGTCACTGACCGACGCGGCCGGCGAGGTGACGTACGCGGCCGAGTTCTTCAGGTGGTTCGCCGAGGAGGCGGTCCGGCCCGGTGGTGACTTCGGCGAGTCCCCGGCCGGTGGTACCCGTACCCTCGTCACGCACCGCCCGGTAGGTGTCGCCGCGCTGGTCACGCCGTGGAACTTCCCGGCCGCGATGATCACCCGCAAGATCGGCCCGGCGCTCGCGGCGGGCTGCACCGCGGTGGTCAAACCGGCGGCCGAGACCCCGCTCACCGCACTGGCCATCGCCGCCCTGCTCACCGAGGCCGGCCTGCCGGACGGCGTGATCACCGTGGTCACCACCACCGACTCGGCCGGGGTGGTCGGCGCCTGGCTGAACGACGAGCGGGTCCGCAAGATCTCGTTCACCGGCAGCACCGCGGTCGGCCGGGTGCTGCTGCGGCACGCCGCCGACCGGGTCGTCAACTCGTCGATGGAGCTGGGCGGCAACGCGCCGTTCATCGTCGCCGACGACGCCGACCTGGACGCGGCGGTGGCCGGGGCGATGATCGCGAAGTTCCGCAACGGCGGGCAGGCCTGCACCGCGGCCAACCGGTTCTATGTGCACGCCTCGGCGAAGACGGCGTTCGTGGCCCGGTTCGGCGCGGCCGTGGAGAAGCTGACCGTCGGTCCGGCCGCCGACGGGTCGGCCATCGGGCCGCTGATCAGCGCCGCCGCGCTGCGCCGGGTGACCCGCACGGTGGACGAGGCGGTCGCGGCCGGCGCCCGGATCAGCCACCAGGCGACCCTGCCCGACGCGCCGGGCCACTTCTACCCGCCGACCGTGCTGGTCGACGTGCCGGCCGACGCGGCGATCCTGCAGGAGGAGATCTTCGGGCCGGTCGCGGCGATCACCACCTGGACCGACGAGGACGAGCTGCTGGAGTGGGTCAACGACAGCGAGTACGGGCTCGCGGCGTACGTCTTCTCCGGTGATCTGGCCCGCGCCCTGCGTCTGGGTGAGGCGATCGACGCCGGCATGGTCGGCATCAACCGCGGACTGGTCTCCGATCCGTCGGCGCCGTTCGGCGGCGTCAAGCAGAGTGGCCTGGGCCGGGAGGGCGCCCGGGACGGGCTGCGCGAGTTCCAGGAGACGCAGTACCTCAGCGTGGACTGGCCCGCCTGA
- a CDS encoding SGNH/GDSL hydrolase family protein — MTRYVAIGDSFTEGLGDTLPDGTERGWADLVAAGLSEISDSPVEYANLAIRGRLLEPIVNDQLPAALALAPAPTLITFNGGGNDMLRRGVSLDRLIELTEQAVQRCAAAGVRLVVLSGADPSDHLPFGSTFRQRGEILTAAVSELLPRYDVTFVDCFRDIELRRRVYWSADRLHLNAAGHRRVASLVLRALGHPAAPHALDPGPTPAFRILGEARYYGEHVLPWINRRLRGRSSGDNRLPKFATWTPITA; from the coding sequence ATGACGCGGTACGTGGCGATCGGCGACAGCTTCACCGAGGGCCTGGGTGACACCCTCCCCGACGGCACCGAGCGGGGCTGGGCCGATCTGGTCGCGGCCGGCCTCTCCGAGATCTCGGACAGCCCGGTCGAGTATGCGAATCTCGCCATCCGCGGCCGCCTGCTGGAGCCGATCGTCAACGATCAGCTTCCCGCCGCCCTGGCGCTGGCCCCCGCCCCGACGCTCATCACCTTCAACGGCGGCGGCAACGACATGCTGCGCCGCGGCGTCTCGCTGGACCGTCTGATCGAGCTGACCGAGCAGGCCGTCCAGCGCTGCGCCGCGGCCGGGGTGCGCCTGGTCGTGCTGAGCGGCGCCGATCCGTCCGACCACCTGCCGTTCGGCAGCACCTTCCGGCAGCGCGGTGAGATCCTCACGGCCGCGGTGTCCGAGCTGCTCCCCCGCTATGACGTGACGTTCGTCGACTGTTTCCGCGACATCGAGCTGCGCCGCCGGGTCTACTGGTCGGCCGACCGCCTCCATCTGAACGCGGCGGGCCACCGCCGGGTCGCCTCGCTGGTGCTGCGCGCTCTCGGCCACCCGGCGGCGCCACACGCTCTCGACCCGGGCCCGACGCCGGCCTTCCGCATCCTGGGCGAGGCGCGTTACTACGGCGAGCACGTCCTGCCGTGGATCAACCGGCGCCTGCGCGGCCGCTCGTCCGGAGACAACCGTCTCCCGAAATTCGCCACCTGGACACCGATCACCGCCTGA
- a CDS encoding glycosyltransferase family 2 protein, which produces MSGLRISVVIPAYNEESMIGACLEAVLAQSRAADEVIVVDNNSTDRTAEILRGFQDRVIVLGEDRQGVQHARNRGLNAATGDVIVRIDADTRLSEGHLAAVEATFGDPSVDAATGPVRYYDVTLPRVAARGDAIIRGLWTVPNGRLDWVFGANMAIRRPTWLAVAATLCADEQFHEDLDLGIHLREGGYSVRYARTLVAGTSSRRVKGDFMGFRHYLLMTERGYAQHIGRLRRGSYARAWMTARFLLVMYPMMRWLHADHHRRHELPIVVARKNPMSSVCD; this is translated from the coding sequence ATGTCAGGGCTGCGCATTTCCGTCGTCATTCCCGCGTACAACGAAGAATCGATGATCGGCGCCTGCCTGGAGGCCGTTCTGGCGCAGTCCCGGGCGGCCGACGAGGTGATCGTGGTCGACAACAACTCGACCGACCGGACCGCCGAGATCCTGCGCGGCTTCCAGGACCGGGTGATCGTCCTCGGCGAGGACCGGCAGGGTGTGCAGCACGCCCGCAACCGGGGGCTGAACGCGGCGACGGGTGATGTGATCGTCCGGATCGACGCGGATACCAGGCTGTCGGAGGGTCATCTGGCCGCGGTGGAGGCGACGTTCGGCGATCCGTCGGTGGACGCGGCGACCGGCCCGGTCCGCTACTACGACGTGACCCTGCCCCGCGTGGCGGCCCGCGGCGACGCGATCATCCGCGGCCTGTGGACGGTTCCGAACGGGCGGCTCGACTGGGTCTTCGGCGCGAACATGGCGATCCGCCGCCCGACCTGGCTGGCGGTGGCGGCGACCCTCTGCGCCGACGAGCAGTTCCACGAGGACCTGGATCTCGGCATCCACCTGCGGGAGGGCGGCTACTCGGTGCGGTACGCCCGGACACTGGTGGCCGGCACGTCGTCCCGCCGGGTCAAGGGCGACTTCATGGGTTTCCGCCACTACCTGCTGATGACCGAGCGTGGTTACGCCCAGCACATCGGGCGGTTGCGGCGTGGCTCGTACGCCCGGGCCTGGATGACCGCCCGGTTCCTGCTGGTGATGTACCCGATGATGCGCTGGCTGCACGCCGACCATCACCGGCGGCACGAGTTGCCGATCGTGGTGGCCCGCAAGAACCCGATGTCCAGCGTCTGCGACTGA